From a region of the Streptacidiphilus albus JL83 genome:
- a CDS encoding S53 family peptidase: MAKKVTAAPEGSIEPAQAGRHASGRSRYRTGLVIAATAAVAGLTVTTATTASAVGVGTPSPSARAATTAATTAPQRVGAVPRVPAGSVRTGTPSGSTAVTLSIGLEPRNPGELQKYVDAVSTKGSPEFHHYLAKGQFASVFGPAQSSIDNVEAALRKAGLKPGEVSADGLSIAVNTTLAAAGSAFHTSFTSYRLADHRNAYANTAAPLLSGAVAADVSGVTGLDTLSQRVSFHTAPQAHGTRPALGARTSLQRTRSVTADATGGPQICNDAVTALGANGLGTDGDGYYSAADLAGTYNMEHNATSGSGVTIGVIEFERYAPSDLAAYQACYGTHVPVSTVSVDGGGKAPPSSQTDVGQEATLDLDDLVSLAPGASIIDYEGPDLSSAFTDADWLNTYQEMVTDDRAQVLSMSWGGCQLNTDPSVITAENYYSEEAAAQGQTIFAASGDNGAVDCYGSPTNANTDSVNDPASQPFVTGVGGTTLSGDPAYSRAVWNTGTALSGIGASGGGVSVEAPLTNGGSNFQKGFTGQGYSASACHATSAGACRQVPDVSALADPFEGYPIYLWGNWQTMGGTSGATPTWAALTAIADSEGACKANGPLGYLNFDLYKAAGASYQNDFTDITSGNNVLYGDRGYNSTTGYDLTTGLGEPNAANLTATLCGSLPTAATGVSTYHPVNATVVLNTRPSTVPSNAVTGVQIEGNSAIPGMPSNGVTSVVLNVTVTKTNGSGYLTAWGDDTHRPGTSNLDWQAGQTLSNLVTVPVPADGRVDFLVSGSAAAVIATIQGYYSNDANGLTYTGVTTPARILDTRYANGISTRTPVSGIITLKVIGRGGVPAGAKVAAVNLIVTNTTGAGYLAAYPQGSPTANVTDLTWTAKGATQSGLAFVPIGADGSIRLLVYGKTNVIADVDGYFTQGTGGASFTSTTPTRFLSAPITGGKIYALQVTGRGGVPAGAKYVVMNVTVSGSSQVGYLLTWADQTRIPGVTTLIWGPRTAIPNEVVAPIGADGKVDLFVSSTSEVFSDVSGYLM; this comes from the coding sequence ATGGCCAAGAAGGTCACTGCGGCCCCGGAGGGTTCCATAGAACCCGCTCAGGCCGGCCGCCACGCCTCCGGACGGTCCCGCTACCGGACAGGCCTGGTGATCGCTGCCACGGCCGCAGTCGCGGGACTGACCGTCACCACCGCCACCACCGCGTCGGCCGTCGGTGTGGGAACGCCCTCCCCCTCGGCCCGGGCCGCGACAACCGCCGCCACCACCGCCCCGCAGCGGGTCGGTGCCGTCCCGCGAGTACCGGCCGGCTCGGTCCGCACCGGTACCCCCAGCGGAAGCACGGCCGTGACCCTGAGCATCGGCCTCGAACCGCGCAACCCCGGCGAACTGCAGAAGTACGTCGACGCCGTCTCGACCAAGGGCAGCCCGGAGTTCCACCACTACCTGGCCAAGGGCCAGTTCGCCTCGGTCTTCGGCCCCGCGCAGAGCAGCATCGACAACGTCGAGGCCGCGCTCAGGAAGGCGGGCCTGAAGCCCGGCGAGGTCAGCGCCGACGGTCTGTCGATCGCAGTCAACACCACGCTGGCAGCCGCCGGATCCGCCTTCCACACCAGCTTCACCAGCTACCGGCTGGCGGACCACCGGAACGCCTACGCCAACACCGCCGCACCGCTGCTCTCCGGAGCCGTGGCCGCCGATGTGTCCGGCGTGACCGGTCTGGACACGCTGAGCCAGCGGGTGTCGTTCCACACCGCCCCGCAGGCGCACGGCACCCGGCCGGCCCTCGGCGCACGCACGTCCCTGCAGCGCACCCGGTCCGTCACCGCGGACGCGACGGGCGGCCCGCAGATCTGCAACGACGCCGTCACCGCCCTCGGCGCCAATGGGCTCGGCACGGACGGCGACGGCTACTACAGCGCTGCGGACCTCGCCGGCACCTACAACATGGAGCACAACGCCACCAGCGGTTCCGGCGTCACCATCGGCGTCATCGAGTTCGAGCGGTACGCACCGTCCGACCTCGCCGCCTACCAGGCCTGCTACGGCACGCACGTGCCGGTGAGCACGGTCTCGGTCGACGGCGGAGGGAAGGCCCCGCCGAGTTCGCAGACGGACGTCGGCCAGGAGGCGACGCTCGACCTGGACGACCTGGTCAGCCTCGCTCCGGGAGCGTCGATCATCGACTACGAGGGCCCTGACCTCAGCAGCGCCTTCACCGACGCCGACTGGCTGAACACCTACCAGGAGATGGTGACGGACGACCGCGCCCAGGTGCTGTCGATGAGTTGGGGCGGTTGCCAGCTCAATACCGACCCGAGCGTCATCACGGCGGAGAACTACTACTCGGAGGAGGCCGCGGCCCAAGGTCAGACGATCTTCGCGGCCAGCGGCGACAACGGCGCGGTGGACTGCTACGGGAGCCCCACCAACGCCAACACCGATTCGGTGAACGACCCGGCCAGCCAGCCCTTCGTGACCGGTGTCGGCGGCACCACCCTGTCCGGTGACCCGGCGTACTCACGGGCCGTCTGGAACACCGGGACGGCGCTTTCCGGCATCGGCGCCAGCGGCGGCGGCGTGTCGGTCGAGGCTCCGCTGACCAACGGCGGCTCCAACTTCCAGAAGGGCTTCACCGGCCAGGGCTACAGCGCCTCGGCCTGTCATGCCACCAGCGCCGGCGCCTGCCGCCAGGTCCCGGACGTCTCCGCCCTGGCGGACCCCTTCGAGGGCTACCCCATCTACCTCTGGGGCAACTGGCAGACCATGGGCGGTACCAGTGGCGCCACCCCGACCTGGGCCGCGCTGACCGCCATCGCCGACAGCGAGGGAGCCTGCAAGGCCAACGGCCCGCTCGGCTACCTCAACTTCGACCTGTACAAGGCGGCCGGCGCCAGCTACCAGAACGACTTCACCGACATCACCTCGGGCAACAACGTGCTCTACGGTGACCGCGGATACAACTCGACCACCGGTTACGACCTGACCACCGGTCTGGGCGAGCCGAACGCGGCCAACCTCACCGCCACCCTGTGCGGCAGCCTCCCGACCGCCGCCACCGGCGTCAGCACCTACCACCCGGTCAACGCGACGGTCGTCCTCAACACCCGTCCCAGCACCGTGCCCTCCAACGCCGTGACCGGGGTGCAGATCGAGGGCAACTCGGCGATCCCGGGCATGCCGTCCAACGGCGTCACCTCGGTCGTCCTCAACGTCACCGTCACCAAGACCAACGGGTCCGGCTACCTGACGGCCTGGGGTGACGACACGCATCGTCCCGGTACCTCCAACCTCGACTGGCAGGCCGGCCAGACGCTCTCCAACCTGGTCACCGTCCCGGTGCCGGCCGACGGCAGGGTCGACTTCCTCGTCTCCGGCTCCGCCGCCGCCGTCATCGCCACCATCCAGGGGTACTACTCCAATGACGCCAACGGCCTGACCTACACCGGCGTGACGACCCCGGCCCGCATCCTGGACACCCGCTACGCGAACGGCATCTCCACCAGGACCCCGGTCTCCGGCATCATCACCCTGAAGGTGATCGGCCGGGGCGGCGTGCCCGCCGGGGCCAAGGTCGCCGCGGTGAACCTCATCGTCACCAACACCACCGGCGCCGGCTACCTCGCGGCCTACCCGCAGGGCAGTCCGACGGCGAACGTCACCGACCTCACCTGGACGGCGAAGGGGGCCACCCAGAGCGGCCTGGCCTTCGTGCCGATCGGCGCCGACGGCAGCATCAGGCTCCTGGTGTACGGGAAGACCAACGTGATCGCCGATGTCGACGGGTACTTCACCCAGGGCACCGGCGGCGCCTCCTTCACCAGCACCACCCCGACCCGCTTCCTGTCCGCCCCGATCACCGGCGGCAAGATCTACGCGCTGCAGGTCACCGGTCGGGGCGGCGTCCCGGCCGGGGCGAAGTACGTGGTCATGAACGTCACCGTCAGCGGGAGCAGCCAGGTCGGCTACCTCCTCACCTGGGCCGACCAGACCCGGATTCCGGGCGTGACCACGCTCATCTGGGGCCCCCGGACGGCGATCCCGAACGAGGTCGTCGCTCCGATCGGCGCGGACGGCAAGGTCGACCTGTTCGTGTCGAGCACGTCGGAAGTGTTCTCCGACGTGTCCGGCTACCTCATGTAG
- a CDS encoding MFS transporter, with protein sequence MATSEATRPTGQPLQLLLPLPTERPRGWALLTQERPRPERIRGQSWAWRLAVAAVCFGAFMGQLDASIVTLTYQSLGTAFHAGPAAVEWVSLSYLLVLIALLVPAGRFSDVHGRKLMYLYGFAVFTAGSAACGLAPGLGILVAFRIVQAVGAALMQANSVALVSTSAPSGKMRTALGMQAAGQAIGLALGPTIGGALVATVGWRWVFLINVPVGIVALVAGHYLLPRTRQGLGTAGVDAVGVLLLGAASTAAMLGLSISSGLGLPVWTAALLFAAAVGAGWAFVRRQRGHTAPLIDLKLLRRGGIAPGLVGGLCGYLVLFGPLVLVPVVLARHGGSALEAGLVLTALPLGFALAATLGDRLLPNDWSDRARCTAGAAGCVAALGLLAALPMTSDVLPVSLGLLGLALGVFTPANNTLVMRAIPGSSAGTGGGMVNMGRGMGTALGVAAVTLTLHLLPGAAGARTVAVVLLAFALLALTMSRSRSGAGQ encoded by the coding sequence ATGGCCACCAGTGAGGCCACACGGCCGACGGGGCAACCGCTCCAACTCCTGCTCCCACTGCCGACCGAGCGGCCGCGCGGTTGGGCGCTGCTCACCCAGGAGCGGCCGCGTCCGGAGCGAATACGGGGGCAGTCCTGGGCCTGGCGGCTGGCGGTCGCCGCCGTCTGCTTCGGGGCCTTCATGGGACAGCTCGACGCCAGCATCGTCACCCTCACCTACCAGTCGCTGGGCACTGCCTTCCATGCCGGACCCGCCGCCGTCGAGTGGGTGTCGCTCTCCTACCTCCTGGTCCTGATCGCGCTGCTGGTCCCGGCCGGTCGCTTCTCCGACGTGCACGGCCGCAAGCTGATGTACCTCTACGGATTCGCCGTGTTCACCGCAGGCTCGGCGGCCTGCGGGCTCGCGCCGGGGCTGGGGATCCTGGTCGCCTTCCGGATCGTGCAGGCCGTGGGCGCGGCGCTGATGCAGGCCAACAGCGTGGCCCTGGTGAGCACCAGCGCGCCGTCCGGGAAGATGCGGACCGCGCTCGGGATGCAGGCGGCCGGGCAGGCCATCGGGCTGGCGCTCGGGCCGACCATCGGCGGTGCCCTGGTGGCCACCGTGGGCTGGCGCTGGGTCTTCCTGATCAACGTTCCGGTCGGGATCGTCGCGCTGGTCGCGGGCCACTACCTGCTGCCGCGCACCCGCCAGGGGCTGGGCACGGCCGGTGTGGACGCGGTCGGCGTGCTGCTGCTGGGTGCGGCGAGCACCGCCGCGATGCTCGGACTGTCCATCAGCTCCGGCCTGGGCCTCCCGGTCTGGACCGCCGCCCTGCTGTTCGCGGCGGCGGTCGGCGCGGGCTGGGCCTTCGTCCGTCGGCAGCGCGGCCACACGGCCCCGCTGATCGACCTGAAGCTGCTGCGCCGAGGAGGCATCGCCCCCGGCCTGGTCGGCGGACTCTGCGGCTACCTGGTGCTGTTCGGGCCGCTGGTCCTGGTCCCGGTGGTACTCGCCCGGCACGGCGGCTCCGCGCTCGAAGCCGGGCTGGTGCTGACCGCGCTGCCGCTCGGCTTCGCCCTCGCCGCGACGCTCGGCGACCGGCTGCTCCCGAACGACTGGAGCGACCGGGCCCGATGTACGGCGGGAGCGGCGGGCTGCGTGGCCGCCCTCGGACTGCTGGCGGCACTGCCGATGACGTCCGACGTGCTCCCGGTGTCACTGGGGCTGCTCGGCCTCGCGCTCGGGGTGTTCACCCCGGCCAACAACACGCTGGTGATGCGGGCGATCCCGGGCTCGTCGGCCGGCACCGGTGGCGGCATGGTCAACATGGGCCGGGGCATGGGTACCGCGCTGGGCGTCGCGGCGGTGACCCTGACCCTGCATCTGCTGCCGGGCGCGGCGGGCGCGCGGACGGTGGCCGTGGTGCTGCTGGCGTTCGCGCTGCTGGCACTGACGATGAGCCGCAGTCGGAGCGGCGCCGGGCAGTGA
- a CDS encoding aldo/keto reductase, translated as MDYRTLGNSGLLVSVVGLGCNNFGRRLDAAQTLAVVDAALDAGVTLLDTADMYGGGGASETLLGQALKGRRDTVVLATKFGHQHVDLGYGPAAGAKGGRAYIRRAVEESLRRLQTDHIDLYQLHTPDPRTPIAETLAALSELVSEGKVRYLGHSNFAGWQLAEAAHVARETGAVPFVSAQNEWSLLERGVEREVVPAALHYGLGVLPYFPLANGLLTGKVRRATGVPAGSRLESRPERVTEAGLDTVERLAAWGEAHGRSVLEIGVGALAARPGCGSVIAGASNAEQVRANAAAGQWVPTSEELAEIDALLAPEPAAA; from the coding sequence ATGGACTATCGAACGCTCGGCAACAGCGGACTCCTCGTCTCCGTGGTCGGACTCGGCTGCAACAACTTCGGCAGGCGTCTCGACGCGGCGCAGACACTCGCGGTGGTCGACGCGGCACTCGACGCCGGGGTGACCCTCTTGGACACGGCCGACATGTACGGCGGCGGGGGCGCCTCCGAGACCCTGCTCGGCCAGGCGCTGAAGGGGCGGCGCGACACGGTGGTGCTGGCGACCAAGTTCGGTCATCAGCACGTCGACCTGGGGTACGGACCAGCGGCCGGGGCGAAGGGCGGCCGCGCCTACATCCGGCGCGCGGTCGAGGAGTCGCTGCGACGCCTGCAGACCGACCACATCGACCTCTACCAGCTGCACACCCCCGACCCGCGCACGCCGATCGCCGAGACGCTCGCCGCGCTCAGCGAGCTGGTGAGCGAAGGCAAGGTGCGCTACCTCGGGCACTCCAACTTCGCCGGCTGGCAGCTCGCCGAGGCCGCGCACGTCGCCCGGGAGACGGGTGCCGTGCCGTTCGTCTCCGCCCAGAACGAATGGTCGCTGCTCGAACGCGGCGTGGAGCGCGAGGTGGTCCCTGCGGCGTTGCACTACGGCCTCGGCGTGCTTCCGTACTTCCCACTCGCCAACGGACTGCTCACCGGGAAGGTGCGCCGTGCCACCGGCGTGCCCGCAGGCTCGCGCCTGGAGTCGCGGCCCGAGCGGGTGACGGAGGCCGGCCTCGACACGGTCGAACGCCTGGCCGCCTGGGGCGAGGCGCACGGCCGGAGCGTGCTGGAGATCGGCGTGGGCGCGCTCGCCGCACGGCCCGGCTGCGGCTCGGTCATCGCCGGGGCGAGCAACGCCGAGCAGGTGCGCGCCAACGCCGCCGCCGGACAGTGGGTGCCGACCTCCGAGGAACTGGCCGAGATCGACGCGCTCCTGGCCCCGGAGCCCGCTGCGGCCTGA
- a CDS encoding SigE family RNA polymerase sigma factor: MRTTDEPGSPDFAAFVAQRSAALFRSAYVLTGSQDSAQELLQEALVRACGRWRRVSEADSPEAYVHRIMINLANDRWRRWRRTAPVQDLADRPVPGDEYGRVDTRDQIIRALHRLPMGMRTVIVLHYFHDMSDTQIAATMGISPGTARSQLARGLRKLRDQLPQPPLHPARQQRAPEQRAPQQRAHQAVQAAHEHLGGRR, from the coding sequence GTGAGAACGACCGACGAACCCGGTTCCCCGGACTTCGCCGCCTTCGTCGCCCAGCGCTCGGCCGCGCTGTTCCGCAGCGCCTACGTGCTGACGGGCAGCCAGGATTCGGCCCAGGAGCTGCTCCAGGAGGCACTGGTCCGGGCGTGCGGGCGCTGGCGGCGAGTGTCCGAGGCCGATTCCCCCGAGGCGTACGTCCACCGAATAATGATCAACCTGGCCAATGACCGCTGGCGGCGCTGGCGTCGCACGGCTCCCGTCCAGGACCTCGCGGACCGACCGGTCCCCGGGGACGAGTACGGGCGCGTCGATACGCGTGACCAGATCATCCGGGCGCTGCACCGCCTGCCCATGGGGATGCGCACCGTCATCGTCCTGCACTACTTCCACGACATGTCCGACACGCAGATCGCCGCCACCATGGGCATCTCGCCCGGCACGGCCCGGTCCCAGCTCGCCCGCGGTCTGCGGAAGCTGCGCGACCAGCTCCCGCAGCCGCCGCTGCACCCCGCCCGGCAACAACGCGCCCCGGAGCAACGCGCCCCGCAACAACGAGCCCACCAGGCAGTACAAGCGGCCCACGAGCACCTCGGAGGCAGGCGATGA
- a CDS encoding PASTA domain-containing protein: MTPSAPPPSGPCGHDHDFEERLVQSMNEFADGTASPTLDAGRIGRRARRRRFAMTGASVAAVLAVVVGGTALSTIAGSPSSKPAPAAATTRGPSAVAAPRPSAARRTVQVPDVVGLSQAEATAVLATARLRVGTVATQADGAQPAGRVIATIPAPNNQVPSGSPVELWISTR; encoded by the coding sequence ATGACGCCGTCGGCACCACCACCGTCCGGCCCCTGCGGGCACGACCACGACTTCGAGGAGAGGCTGGTCCAGTCCATGAACGAGTTCGCCGACGGGACGGCCTCGCCGACGCTCGACGCGGGCCGGATCGGGCGGCGGGCCCGCCGCAGGCGCTTCGCGATGACCGGGGCGAGCGTCGCCGCCGTCCTGGCCGTCGTCGTCGGCGGCACCGCGCTCTCGACCATCGCCGGCTCGCCCTCCTCGAAGCCGGCCCCGGCCGCCGCCACCACACGAGGGCCGAGCGCCGTAGCCGCGCCGCGCCCTTCCGCCGCCCGGCGCACGGTGCAGGTCCCCGATGTGGTCGGCCTGAGCCAGGCCGAGGCCACAGCGGTGCTGGCGACCGCCAGGCTCCGCGTCGGTACCGTCGCCACCCAGGCCGATGGCGCCCAGCCCGCCGGCCGGGTCATTGCGACGATCCCCGCGCCCAACAACCAGGTGCCGTCCGGCTCCCCGGTCGAGCTCTGGATCTCGACCCGCTGA
- a CDS encoding GNAT family N-acetyltransferase, with product MTEFIALDDSTEWQQDFEQRLLASYAAAGLNAAAVERRIERFRERIGGWTIVEITDAGTRVGYVAVVVADDHGTLAGRIGDLRVDEGYGQAVRAWAEAWCAERGACRVDVQLIDFGSELFDDYALQAQNRLRLIDSPPELPDGVTARPMTEAEFPHWLAAEKLSYVGDIVRAGTLSPEEAVRKSDGDFAMLIPEGLATADNAFLVLEAAGERIGTGWLKHGFLPGVTFGYGVHVDEQYRGKGYGRAAMALGERATLAAGDSALMFTVWGGNEVAMNLYTSAGYRVIDDHRSIDLPRQNGADSAA from the coding sequence GTGACAGAATTCATCGCCCTTGATGACAGCACCGAATGGCAGCAGGACTTCGAGCAGCGCCTTCTCGCCTCGTACGCAGCCGCTGGGCTCAACGCGGCTGCGGTGGAGCGCAGGATCGAGCGGTTCCGCGAGCGGATCGGCGGCTGGACCATTGTCGAGATCACGGACGCCGGGACCCGGGTGGGCTATGTCGCCGTCGTCGTGGCCGACGACCACGGCACGCTCGCGGGCCGCATCGGCGACCTCCGAGTCGACGAGGGGTACGGGCAGGCCGTCCGCGCCTGGGCCGAGGCGTGGTGCGCGGAGCGTGGCGCATGCCGAGTGGACGTACAACTAATAGACTTCGGAAGCGAGTTGTTCGACGACTACGCCCTCCAGGCGCAGAACAGGCTGCGCCTCATCGATTCCCCGCCGGAGCTGCCCGACGGAGTCACCGCACGGCCGATGACCGAGGCCGAGTTTCCGCACTGGCTCGCCGCCGAGAAGCTCTCCTACGTCGGTGACATCGTCCGGGCGGGCACCCTGAGTCCCGAGGAGGCCGTACGCAAGTCCGACGGCGACTTCGCGATGCTGATCCCCGAGGGCCTGGCGACGGCTGACAACGCGTTCCTGGTGCTTGAGGCAGCGGGCGAGCGGATAGGCACCGGCTGGTTGAAGCACGGCTTCCTCCCGGGCGTCACCTTCGGTTACGGAGTGCACGTCGACGAGCAGTACCGCGGCAAGGGGTACGGCCGAGCCGCGATGGCACTCGGCGAGCGGGCCACGCTCGCGGCCGGCGACTCGGCGCTGATGTTCACCGTGTGGGGTGGCAACGAAGTGGCGATGAACCTGTACACGAGCGCCGGCTACCGGGTCATCGATGATCACCGCTCCATTGATCTTCCCCGCCAGAACGGGGCCGACTCCGCAGCCTGA
- a CDS encoding tyrosine-type recombinase/integrase, whose amino-acid sequence MQHQEWQQQERRTAGLVWVTSGLVFATKTGNPLDASHVRRDFRTIVVKTGLAPEWTPRELRHSFVSLLSTAARPPRRRSTGSSFGQSSPRGPEPWTRSFGRARGTSLRDRLGPERRDPIIRGLHQVVGTADRGEVGGSLVGSPGTIQGPCR is encoded by the coding sequence GTGCAGCATCAGGAGTGGCAGCAGCAGGAGCGCCGCACGGCAGGTCTGGTCTGGGTCACCTCCGGACTCGTCTTCGCGACCAAGACCGGCAATCCGCTGGACGCCTCACACGTTCGGCGGGACTTTCGGACGATCGTGGTGAAGACCGGACTTGCGCCGGAGTGGACGCCGCGTGAGCTGCGCCACAGCTTCGTCTCGCTGCTGTCGACGGCAGCACGGCCACCACGGAGGCGGTCCACCGGAAGCAGCTTCGGCCAGTCATCGCCGAGGGGGCCGGAGCCATGGACGAGATCTTTCGGACGAGCGAGGGGGACGAGCCTCAGGGACCGACTGGGACCTGAACGGAGAGATCCGATAATCCGAGGGCTTCATCAAGTCGTCGGTACGGCCGACCGAGGTGAAGTCGGTGGCTCCCTGGTTGGTTCCCCGGGAACGATTCAGGGCCCCTGTCGATGA
- a CDS encoding LysR family transcriptional regulator, translating to MSELRRLRYFLAVAEEQSFTRAAERLHVAQAALSRQVRELERDLGVELLTRSSSTQQVVPTEAGRMLVERGPGLLEAADSLWRGVRGFADGRLGSVSLGYGMSAGYETAPQLLLAMSEEAPGIEVLARVMSFSHIVAGVSAGTLDVGLVRCAQPQEGLELTLLRLERQGVVISREHPLAGGDSVAPADLDGVKLLLHARDHNPGHYDLLMRVCSEAGAEPEFLLRGQDFDASYTPVSSGAAVTIVGESGRVGLPAGLVWLPLEPAVLVEVHLITRGKQHSPAIDRLVRVAEETSRQHGWLQR from the coding sequence ATGTCCGAGCTGCGCCGCCTGCGTTATTTCTTGGCCGTCGCCGAGGAACAGAGTTTCACCCGTGCTGCCGAGCGGCTGCACGTCGCCCAGGCTGCCCTGAGTCGCCAAGTGCGTGAGTTGGAGCGCGACTTGGGTGTTGAGCTGCTCACCCGCAGCAGTAGTACCCAGCAGGTGGTGCCCACCGAGGCCGGGCGGATGCTGGTCGAGCGCGGGCCCGGACTGCTGGAGGCCGCCGACAGCCTCTGGCGCGGGGTGCGCGGTTTCGCGGACGGGCGACTGGGGAGCGTCAGCCTCGGGTACGGCATGAGCGCCGGCTACGAGACCGCGCCGCAGCTGCTGCTCGCCATGAGCGAGGAGGCGCCCGGGATCGAGGTACTGGCCCGGGTCATGTCCTTCTCCCACATCGTCGCGGGCGTCTCGGCCGGGACGCTGGACGTCGGCCTGGTGCGCTGCGCGCAGCCGCAGGAGGGTCTGGAGCTGACGCTGCTCCGGCTGGAGCGGCAGGGCGTGGTCATCAGCCGGGAGCATCCGCTGGCCGGGGGTGACAGCGTCGCCCCCGCCGACCTGGACGGCGTGAAGCTGCTGCTGCACGCCCGGGACCACAACCCCGGCCACTACGACCTGCTGATGCGGGTCTGCTCCGAGGCCGGGGCCGAGCCCGAGTTCCTGCTGCGCGGCCAGGACTTCGACGCCTCCTACACCCCGGTCTCCTCCGGTGCGGCGGTGACCATCGTCGGCGAGAGCGGACGGGTCGGGCTGCCGGCCGGACTGGTGTGGCTGCCGCTGGAGCCGGCGGTGCTGGTGGAGGTCCACCTGATCACGCGTGGGAAGCAGCACTCACCGGCGATCGACCGGCTGGTCCGCGTCGCCGAGGAGACCTCGCGCCAGCACGGCTGGCTGCAGCGCTAG
- a CDS encoding metallophosphoesterase has translation MRPLYAVPLGIAATGAACVAYAAGVEVRSFRLRRVTVPVLPAGARPLRVLQLSDIHMVNGQRKKQQWLRSLAGLRPDFVVNTGDNLSDPEAVPQTLDALGPLLDYPGVYVFGSNDYYGPVPKSPTRYLGAMLTGDHGLNKADGSARRGVTGAIHNPWPELRDGFDSAGWVNLTNTRGRLKVEGLELEFSGLDDPHIRRDRYDEVAGGPSEDADLSIGVVHAPYLRTLDAFTADRYPLIMAGHTHGGQLCVPFYGALVTNCDLDRKRVKGLSRHSSGGHRSYLHVSAGCGTNRYTPVRFACPPEATLLTLTPREG, from the coding sequence ATGCGACCCCTCTATGCCGTACCCCTGGGAATCGCCGCGACCGGCGCGGCCTGCGTGGCCTATGCAGCCGGAGTCGAGGTGCGCTCGTTCCGACTGCGCCGGGTGACCGTCCCGGTGCTCCCCGCCGGGGCGCGTCCGCTGCGGGTACTGCAGCTGTCGGACATCCACATGGTGAACGGACAGCGCAAGAAGCAGCAGTGGCTGCGGAGCCTGGCCGGGCTGCGGCCGGACTTCGTGGTCAACACCGGCGACAACCTGTCCGACCCGGAGGCCGTGCCGCAGACGCTGGACGCGCTCGGGCCGCTGCTGGACTACCCCGGGGTGTACGTCTTCGGCTCGAACGACTACTACGGCCCGGTGCCGAAGAGCCCGACGCGCTACCTGGGTGCGATGCTGACCGGCGACCACGGGCTGAACAAGGCGGACGGCTCGGCCCGGCGCGGCGTCACCGGGGCGATCCACAACCCCTGGCCGGAGCTGCGCGACGGCTTCGACAGCGCGGGCTGGGTGAACCTGACCAACACCCGGGGACGGCTCAAGGTCGAGGGGCTGGAGCTGGAGTTCTCCGGCCTGGACGACCCGCACATCCGACGCGACCGCTACGACGAGGTCGCCGGCGGCCCGTCCGAGGACGCGGACCTGTCCATCGGCGTGGTCCACGCCCCGTACCTGCGGACGCTGGACGCCTTCACCGCCGACCGGTACCCGCTGATCATGGCCGGGCACACCCACGGCGGACAGCTGTGCGTCCCCTTCTACGGGGCCCTGGTGACCAACTGCGACCTGGACCGGAAGCGGGTCAAGGGGCTGTCCCGGCACTCCTCCGGCGGACACCGCTCCTACCTGCACGTCTCGGCGGGCTGCGGCACCAACCGCTACACCCCGGTCCGTTTCGCCTGCCCGCCCGAGGCCACCCTGCTGACCCTGACCCCCCGCGAGGGGTAG
- a CDS encoding GatB/YqeY domain-containing protein, which translates to MTTTLKKQLQEDLTASIRARDELRSGTIRLTLTAITNEEVAGTVARELSDDEVLKVIAREAKKRREAAEAFETGGRAESAARERAEGEILAGYLPKQLTDDELSTIVAAAVAEAKAAGAEGPRAIGAVMKIVNPKVAGLAEGGRVAAAVKQALTAG; encoded by the coding sequence ATGACCACGACGCTCAAGAAGCAGTTGCAGGAGGACCTGACCGCCTCGATCCGGGCCAGGGACGAGCTGCGCTCCGGCACGATCCGGCTCACCCTGACCGCCATCACCAACGAGGAGGTGGCCGGCACCGTCGCCCGTGAGCTCTCCGACGACGAGGTGCTCAAGGTCATCGCCCGTGAGGCGAAGAAGCGGCGCGAGGCCGCCGAGGCGTTCGAGACCGGTGGTCGCGCGGAGTCCGCTGCCCGGGAGCGTGCCGAGGGCGAGATCCTGGCCGGCTACCTGCCGAAGCAGCTGACCGACGACGAGCTGTCGACCATCGTCGCGGCGGCCGTCGCCGAGGCCAAGGCCGCCGGCGCGGAGGGCCCGCGTGCCATCGGCGCGGTCATGAAGATCGTGAACCCGAAGGTGGCCGGCCTGGCCGAGGGCGGCCGGGTCGCGGCAGCGGTGAAGCAGGCGCTGACGGCGGGCTGA
- a CDS encoding SGNH/GDSL hydrolase family protein, with translation MLNNFGDELDTAISQAVAQVKADGVDIQYVNPQPAFVGHALCDSSPWLIAPSLTTQVAGFYHPNQTGQAEYATLINQCLAGKLSC, from the coding sequence ATGCTGAACAACTTCGGCGACGAGCTTGACACTGCCATTTCCCAGGCCGTGGCACAGGTCAAAGCCGATGGAGTCGACATCCAGTACGTCAACCCGCAGCCGGCGTTCGTCGGACACGCACTGTGTGACAGCAGCCCCTGGCTCATTGCACCGTCGCTCACCACCCAGGTAGCGGGCTTCTACCACCCGAACCAGACCGGACAAGCGGAATACGCCACCCTCATCAACCAGTGCCTGGCCGGAAAGCTCTCGTGCTGA